One genomic segment of Pleurodeles waltl isolate 20211129_DDA chromosome 11, aPleWal1.hap1.20221129, whole genome shotgun sequence includes these proteins:
- the FZD10 gene encoding frizzled-10 has product MGPAAPKLQSAPFFLLLLQGLDLGLGISSMDTDRPGDGRCQPIQIPMCRDIGYNMTRMPNLMGHEEQREAAIQLHEFAPLVEYGCHGHLRFFLCSLYAPMCTEQVSAPIPACRVMCEQARQRCSPIMAQFNFRWPDSLDCAKLPTKNDPNYLCMEAPNNGSEEAPRGPSMLPPAFRPQRPGAGGPDAPSKDHSSSRATCENAGKFHRVEKSGSCAPLCAPGVDVYWSRRDKDFAAVWTGVWSSLCFLSSAFTVLTFLIDPQRFRYPERPIIFLSMCYCVYSLGYLIRLFAGPESIACDRDGGHLYVIQEGLESTGCTIVFLVLYFFGMASSLWWVVLTLTWFLAAGKKWGHEAIEAHSSYFHLAAWGIPAVKTILILVMRRVAGDELTGLCYVGSMDVGALTGFVLVPLACYLVLGTSFILSGFVALFHIRRVMKTGGENTDKLEKLMVRIGVFSVLYTVPATCVIACYFYERLNMGHWRAQAVQERCQVDSRTGGPDCSMASSVPAVEIFMVKIFMLLIVGSTSGMWIWTSKTLQSWQNLCSARLRKRGRRKPTGAIAGVGIYKKPQVPHKTYQAKYEPSLQPPSCV; this is encoded by the coding sequence ATGGGCCCCGCGGCCCCCAAACTCCAGAGTGCCCCCTTCTTCCTCCTGCTCCTCCAAGGCCTGGACCTCGGCCTGGGCATCAGCTCCATGGACACCGATCGCCCCGGGGACGGCCGCTGCCAGCCCATCCAGATCCCCATGTGCAGGGACATCGGCTACAACATGACGCGCATGCCCAACCTGATGGGCCACGAGGAGCAGCGCGAGGCGGCCATCCAGCTGCACGAGTTCGCCCCCCTGGTGGAGTACGGCTGCCACGGGCACCTCCGCTTCTTCCTCTGCTCCCTCTACGCCCCCATGTGCACCGAGCAGGTGTCCGCCCCCATCCCGGCCTGCCGGGTCATGTGCGAGCAGGCGCGCCAAAGGTGCTCGCCCATCATGGCGCAGTTCAACTTCCGATGGCCCGACTCCCTGGACTGCGCCAAGCTGCCCACCAAGAACGACCCCAACTACCTCTGCATGGAGGCCCCCAACAACGGCTCGGAGGAGGCCCCGCGGGGCCCCAGCATGCTGCCCCCCGCCTTCAGGCCGCAGAGGCCCGGCGCAGGTGGCCCGGACGCGCCATCCAAGGACCACTCCTCATCCAGGGCCACCTGCGAGAACGCGGGCAAGTTCCACCGCGTGGAGAAGAGCGGCTCCTGCGCCCCGCTCTGCGCGCCGGGGGTGGACGTCTACTGGAGCCGGCGGGACAAGGACTTCGCCGCGGTCTGGACCGGCGTCTGGTCCTCTCTCTGCTTCCTCTCCAGCGCCTTCACCGTCCTCACCTTCCTCATCGACCCGCAGCGCTTCCGGTACCCGGAGCGGCCCATCATCTTCCTCTCCATGTGCTACTGTGTGTACTCATTGGGGTACCTCATCCGCCTCTTCGCGGGGCCCGAGAGCATCGCCTGCGACCGGGACGGGGGCCACCTCTACGTCATCCAGGAGGGCCTGGAGAGCACCGGCTGCACCATCGTCTTCCTCGTCCTCTACTTCTTCGGCATGGCCAGCTCCCTCTGGTGGGTCGTCCTGACCCTCACCTGGTTCCTGGCCGCCGGCAAGAAGTGGGGCCACGAGGCCATCGAGGCGCACAGCAGCTACTTCCACCTGGCCGCCTGGGGCATCCCGGCCGTCAAGACCATCCTCATCCTCGTCATGCGCCGCGTGGCCGGCGACGAGCTGACCGGCCTGTGCTACGTGGGCAGCATGGACGTGGGCGCGCTCACCGGCTTCGTGCTGGTCCCCCTGGCCTGCTACCTGGTGCTCGGCACTTCCTTCATCCTCTCGGGCTTCGTGGCGCTCTTCCACATCCGGAGGGTGATGAAGACCGGCGGGGAGAACACGGACAAGCTAGAGAAGCTGATGGTGCGGATAGGGGTCTTCTCCGTCCTCTACACCGTGCCGGCCACCTGCGTCATCGCCTGCTACTTCTACGAGCGGCTGAACATGGGCCACTGGCGGGCGCAGGCCGTCCAGGAGCGGTGCCAGGTGGACAGCCGCACCGGGGGCCCGGACTGCAGCATGGCCAGCTCGGTGCCCGCCGTGGAGATATTCATGGTGAAGATATTCATGCTGCTGATCGTGGGGAGCACCAGTGGCATGTGGATCTGGACTTCCAAGACCCTGCAGTCCTGGCAGAACCTCTGCAGCGCCCGCCTGAGGAAGCGGGGGCGGCGGAAGCCCACCGGTGCCATCGCCGGCGTGGGCATCTACAAGAAACCGCAGGTGCCGCACAAGACTTACCAGGCCAAGTACGAGCCGAGCCTGCAACCCCCAAGCTGTGTGTGA